A DNA window from Allokutzneria albata contains the following coding sequences:
- the pgsA gene encoding phosphatidylinositol phosphate synthase: MLNLFARETVSRVTDPIGAWLIRCGLTPNLVTLAGTVGTSVAALWFFPRGELFVGTVVVTLCAFFDLIDGAMARAIGGGTPFGAVLDATCDRIADGAVFGAIAWWAFAVEHNSSAAAAGLVCLVSAQVISYVKARAEATGLSADGGLVERAERLIIALVGTGLHGLGVPRAAEIALWVLAVLAVITVVQRIVAVHRSAR, translated from the coding sequence ATGCTCAACCTCTTCGCCCGCGAGACGGTCTCGCGTGTCACCGACCCGATCGGCGCGTGGCTGATCCGGTGCGGCCTCACCCCGAACCTGGTCACCCTCGCGGGCACGGTCGGCACCTCCGTCGCCGCGCTGTGGTTCTTCCCCAGGGGCGAGCTGTTCGTCGGGACCGTGGTGGTCACGCTCTGCGCGTTCTTCGACCTCATCGACGGGGCCATGGCCCGCGCGATCGGCGGGGGCACGCCGTTCGGCGCCGTGCTCGACGCCACCTGCGACCGGATCGCCGACGGCGCGGTGTTCGGGGCGATCGCGTGGTGGGCCTTCGCGGTCGAGCACAACTCCTCCGCGGCCGCGGCCGGACTGGTGTGCCTGGTGTCGGCGCAGGTGATCTCGTACGTGAAGGCGCGCGCCGAGGCCACCGGGCTGTCCGCGGACGGCGGGCTGGTGGAGCGCGCGGAGCGGCTGATCATCGCCCTCGTCGGAACCGGCCTGCACGGGCTCGGCGTGCCGCGCGCCGCGGAGATCGCCCTGTGGGTGCTCGCGGTCCTCGCGGTGATCACCGTCGTGCAGCGGATCGTCGCGGTCCACCGGTCGGCGCGGTGA
- a CDS encoding NUDIX hydrolase: MEAALARRIELAREVLATPGAVEEDFAPTFAKAVDEAVTGGAAAQNEMGFLLTCVDRTRISPELWRRLAECERELRAVLPPGFDLPDVVDPDVVFEPRHSARVLLVDADDRVLLFRGHAPETPDKPFWFTIGGGIDPGEDPRAAAARELVEETGLVVPAAELAGPVWRRREQFTFGGLPVDSVELFFVLRWGKPWEVDTSGFTELEVDTIEHHRWWSARELAATRDRVYPAQLRELLPDALRGGPLRTVH; the protein is encoded by the coding sequence ATGGAGGCCGCCCTCGCGCGCCGCATCGAGCTGGCGCGGGAAGTGCTGGCCACGCCGGGCGCGGTCGAAGAGGACTTCGCGCCCACCTTCGCGAAGGCGGTCGACGAGGCGGTCACGGGCGGGGCTGCGGCGCAGAACGAGATGGGCTTCCTGCTCACGTGCGTCGACCGGACCAGGATCTCGCCGGAGCTGTGGCGGCGGCTGGCCGAGTGCGAGCGGGAACTGCGCGCGGTGCTGCCGCCGGGGTTCGACCTGCCGGACGTGGTCGACCCCGACGTGGTCTTCGAGCCTCGGCACTCCGCGCGCGTCCTGCTGGTCGACGCCGACGACCGCGTGCTGCTGTTCCGCGGTCACGCGCCCGAGACCCCGGACAAGCCGTTCTGGTTCACCATCGGCGGCGGTATCGACCCGGGGGAGGACCCGCGCGCCGCGGCCGCCAGGGAGCTGGTCGAGGAGACCGGGCTGGTGGTGCCCGCAGCCGAGCTGGCCGGACCGGTGTGGCGGCGGCGGGAGCAGTTCACCTTCGGCGGCCTGCCCGTGGACAGCGTCGAGCTGTTCTTCGTGCTGCGCTGGGGAAAGCCGTGGGAGGTCGACACCTCCGGCTTCACCGAGCTGGAGGTGGACACGATCGAGCACCACCGCTGGTGGAGCGCGCGGGAACTCGCCGCGACGCGGGACCGCGTCTACCCGGCCCAGCTGCGCGAACTGCTGCCCGACGCCTTGCGTGGCGGACCGCTCAGGACAGTCCACTAG
- a CDS encoding DUF1731 domain-containing protein: protein MAELGALVIRSDTELLMKSRRVTPGRLLEAGFSFDFPHWAGAAHELVRRVDQPPVGSPAGLREQLSGARSRTSSPWGEP from the coding sequence ATGGCCGAACTGGGCGCGCTCGTCATCCGGTCCGACACCGAGCTGCTGATGAAGAGCCGCCGGGTGACACCGGGCCGCCTGCTCGAAGCCGGGTTCTCCTTCGACTTCCCCCACTGGGCCGGCGCCGCGCACGAGCTGGTGCGCCGGGTCGACCAGCCGCCGGTTGGTTCTCCCGCCGGACTGCGCGAACAGCTTTCCGGTGCCCGCTCCCGCACCTCGAGCCCTTGGGGGGAACCATGA